A stretch of Microbacterium sp. 4R-513 DNA encodes these proteins:
- a CDS encoding MarR family transcriptional regulator, translating into MDAGQPRGRETAGPTAAAVDTEGPRIRAATMLLRQLLEVSELFEGRLRAHLTVNATDLEAMEHLLQSGPLGPSELARRLGISTASTTTVVDRLVGLGHVTREPHPTDRRGVLVIPTDSSRDRAMSVLAPMIQDVDAVLDRFTPDEQRVITAYLNGVVEVYRSHTHAVDD; encoded by the coding sequence ATGGATGCTGGGCAACCGCGAGGACGCGAGACGGCCGGCCCCACCGCGGCGGCCGTCGACACCGAGGGGCCGCGCATTCGCGCCGCCACGATGCTGCTGCGTCAGCTGCTGGAGGTGAGCGAGCTGTTCGAGGGCCGGTTACGAGCCCACCTCACCGTCAACGCCACCGACCTCGAGGCGATGGAGCACCTGCTGCAGTCCGGGCCACTCGGGCCGAGCGAGCTCGCCCGCCGCCTCGGCATCTCGACGGCCTCGACCACGACGGTGGTGGACCGCCTCGTAGGCCTCGGCCATGTGACCCGGGAGCCGCATCCCACCGACCGGCGCGGAGTGCTCGTCATCCCGACCGACTCCTCCCGTGACCGGGCGATGTCGGTGCTCGCGCCGATGATCCAGGATGTCGATGCCGTCCTCGACCGCTTCACGCCCGACGAGCAGCGGGTCATCACGGCGTACCTCAACGGCGTCGTCGAGGTCTACCGGTCTCACACCCACGCCGTCGACGACTGA
- a CDS encoding aminoglycoside phosphotransferase family protein gives MTDAPIDALRIDAALVRTLIAEQFPEWAGLPVRPVEPGGNDHRTFRLGDDLSVRLPSAPGYVAQVAKEQTWLPRLAAAVPLPIPEVRGVGAASELFPAPWSVYGWLPGEPLAAASVDDPVRLATDLAAFLDALRGADTTGAPPPGQHSAFRGCTVSVWDDEMRDILLRVDGWERDRAAGIWRDALEAPVQGSPVWFHGDVAVSNLLIRDGALGAVIDFGCSGVGDPACDTVMVWTSFDGRAREVFRNIYDVDEATWARGRGWAVWKALIMITNKPPAQRALARHVLDQLLAGV, from the coding sequence GTGACCGACGCCCCGATCGACGCCTTGCGCATCGATGCCGCTCTCGTGCGGACCCTCATCGCGGAGCAGTTCCCGGAATGGGCCGGGCTTCCCGTTCGCCCTGTCGAGCCCGGGGGCAACGACCACCGGACCTTCCGCCTCGGCGACGACCTGAGTGTGCGGCTGCCGAGCGCGCCGGGCTACGTGGCGCAGGTGGCGAAGGAGCAGACGTGGCTTCCGCGGCTCGCGGCGGCCGTGCCGCTGCCCATCCCAGAGGTGCGGGGCGTCGGAGCGGCATCGGAGCTCTTCCCTGCGCCGTGGTCGGTGTACGGGTGGCTTCCCGGGGAGCCGCTGGCTGCGGCATCCGTCGACGATCCCGTGCGGTTGGCGACCGACCTCGCAGCGTTCCTGGACGCCCTCCGCGGAGCCGACACGACGGGCGCTCCGCCGCCGGGGCAGCACAGCGCCTTCCGGGGGTGCACGGTGAGCGTGTGGGACGACGAGATGCGCGACATCCTGCTGCGCGTCGACGGCTGGGAGCGCGACCGGGCGGCCGGAATCTGGCGCGATGCGCTCGAAGCGCCGGTTCAGGGATCGCCCGTGTGGTTCCACGGCGATGTCGCCGTCAGCAACCTGCTCATCCGCGACGGCGCGCTCGGCGCCGTGATCGACTTCGGCTGCTCCGGCGTCGGCGATCCCGCGTGCGACACCGTCATGGTCTGGACCTCCTTCGACGGCCGGGCACGCGAGGTCTTCCGCAATATCTACGACGTCGACGAGGCGACCTGGGCGCGCGGCCGGGGATGGGCTGTCTGGAAGGCGCTCATCATGATCACGAACAAGCCGCCCGCGCAGCGCGCGCTGGCGCGCCACGTGCTGGACCAGCTGCTCGCCGGGGTGTGA
- a CDS encoding glycerophosphodiester phosphodiesterase family protein — protein MPRPRPLVIGHRGAPGYRPEHSRSSYDLALAMGVDAVEPDIVVSRDGVLVVRHENEIGSTTDVATRPEFADRRTTKTIDGAELTGWFTEDFTWDELSTLRCRERLPRIRPDSASFDDLQPVLRLRDVLDLVREASLEQGREIGVVLEIKHATYFAGLGWDVAALVDDELHAAGWAEGELPLVVESFESTVLARVKERGIRGSYVYLLESSGSAFDLVAAHGKAAPTYKQTAAPAGLDRLVGVVDGISVDKKMILAPDRLGRATGPSSVVTDAHARGLQVFTWTCRPENAFLLPQFRTRGGSGALGDWESEWAVIRDAGIDGVFVDHADLGLGFFRGSGR, from the coding sequence ATGCCGCGCCCCCGCCCGCTCGTCATCGGGCACCGCGGTGCGCCGGGCTATCGTCCCGAGCATTCCCGGTCGTCGTACGACCTCGCCCTCGCGATGGGGGTCGACGCCGTCGAGCCCGACATCGTGGTCTCGCGCGACGGCGTGCTCGTCGTGCGGCACGAGAACGAGATCGGTTCGACGACCGATGTCGCGACCCGCCCCGAGTTCGCCGACCGCCGCACCACGAAGACCATCGACGGAGCCGAGCTCACGGGCTGGTTCACCGAGGACTTCACGTGGGACGAGCTGTCGACGCTGCGGTGCCGCGAGCGTCTGCCCAGAATTCGGCCGGACAGCGCATCCTTCGACGACCTGCAGCCGGTCCTGCGCCTGCGCGACGTCCTGGATCTCGTGCGCGAGGCGTCGCTCGAGCAGGGCCGCGAGATCGGCGTCGTGCTCGAGATCAAGCACGCGACGTACTTCGCCGGGCTCGGATGGGATGTCGCGGCCCTCGTCGACGACGAGCTGCACGCCGCAGGCTGGGCCGAGGGCGAGCTGCCGCTCGTCGTCGAGTCGTTCGAGTCGACGGTGCTCGCGCGGGTCAAGGAGCGAGGCATCCGCGGCTCGTATGTGTATCTGCTGGAGTCGTCGGGCAGCGCGTTCGACCTCGTGGCGGCGCACGGGAAGGCGGCGCCGACGTACAAGCAGACGGCTGCGCCGGCGGGGCTCGATCGTCTCGTCGGCGTGGTCGACGGGATCAGCGTCGACAAGAAGATGATCCTCGCGCCGGATCGGCTCGGCCGCGCCACGGGGCCGTCGTCCGTCGTGACCGACGCACACGCCCGCGGCCTGCAGGTGTTCACCTGGACATGCCGTCCGGAGAATGCGTTCCTGCTCCCGCAGTTCCGCACGCGCGGCGGCTCGGGTGCGCTCGGGGATTGGGAGTCGGAGTGGGCCGTGATCCGGGATGCCGGCATCGACGGCGTCTTCGTCGATCACGCCGACCTCGGCCTCGGCTTCTTCCGCGGCTCCGGCCGCTGA
- a CDS encoding Bax inhibitor-1/YccA family protein, with translation MASANPAFNNPAFQDPRAVKTYPGGPQAANLGGPTQYASTANAGVDAAANARLEGAYAAPPAGAIDTGRMTVEDTVLKTLALFAIMLVAAVGGWVWTMAPVTVANPQPTLLPWIIGIVGSLILGIVANVQAMRNKIRPALYFGYAVFEGLFVGGISAYFEFIWPGIVVQATLATLAVVGVTLALFASGKVRASKRATKVFMIAMIGYLVFGLINIGLMIFNVPIAGGAFGLYSYQLFGWLPLGLVIGVFVVIMAAYSLVLNFDFVQQGVRNGLARPWGWYAGYGIMVTVVWLYIEILRILAILRGNN, from the coding sequence ATGGCCTCGGCAAACCCCGCATTCAACAACCCCGCCTTCCAGGACCCGCGCGCCGTCAAGACCTACCCGGGCGGTCCGCAGGCGGCCAACCTCGGCGGTCCCACGCAGTACGCCTCGACGGCGAACGCGGGAGTGGATGCCGCCGCCAACGCACGGCTCGAGGGCGCATACGCCGCTCCCCCGGCCGGCGCGATCGACACGGGCCGCATGACGGTCGAGGACACGGTCCTCAAGACGCTCGCGCTCTTCGCGATCATGCTCGTCGCCGCGGTCGGCGGCTGGGTGTGGACGATGGCTCCGGTGACGGTCGCCAACCCTCAGCCCACGCTCCTGCCGTGGATCATCGGCATCGTCGGCAGCCTCATCCTGGGCATCGTCGCGAACGTCCAGGCCATGCGGAACAAGATCCGGCCCGCCCTCTACTTCGGCTACGCCGTGTTCGAGGGCCTCTTCGTCGGCGGGATCTCGGCGTACTTCGAGTTCATCTGGCCCGGCATCGTCGTCCAGGCGACTCTCGCCACCCTGGCGGTCGTCGGCGTGACTCTGGCGCTCTTCGCGAGCGGCAAGGTCCGCGCCTCCAAGCGCGCGACCAAGGTCTTCATGATCGCGATGATCGGCTACCTGGTGTTCGGCCTCATCAACATCGGCCTGATGATTTTCAACGTGCCGATCGCCGGCGGTGCCTTCGGCCTCTACAGCTACCAGCTGTTCGGCTGGCTTCCGCTGGGGCTTGTCATCGGCGTGTTCGTCGTGATCATGGCGGCGTACTCGCTCGTGCTCAACTTCGACTTCGTTCAGCAGGGCGTGCGTAACGGCCTTGCGCGGCCGTGGGGCTGGTACGCCGGCTACGGCATCATGGTGACCGTCGTCTGGCTGTACATCGAGATCCTCCGCATTCTCGCGATCCTGCGCGGCAACAACTAG
- the ligD gene encoding non-homologous end-joining DNA ligase yields MSPSKSSETFLEVGGRDVRVSSPDKIVFPEPGITKLELVEYYLSVADGALRGAGGRPMVLKRFPKGIDTEPFFQKRVPENRPEYVDTATLHYASGRSAEEAVIRDAAGLAWVVNLGCLDLNPHPVRAEDLEHPDELRIDLDPMPGVDWAQIVDVAMVAREVLDDYGLVGWPKTSGSRGLHILVRIAPQWDFRDVRLAAETLGREVENRAPGLATARWWKEERGESVFVDFNQNAKDRTVASAYSVRPLADARVSMPLDWDEVHERRPEEFTVRTVPARYAERGDPHEGIDDAVGTLDGLLQLAKELGPAEKAPRGGDGSGRRVSTMPLIEIARTKTKSEALAALQTWNEQHRDVVPHLHPADVLIDGMRGSSSLWYRVRINLQHIPEAERPEQGELLADYDPWAGKVWPGAPGP; encoded by the coding sequence ATGAGCCCTTCGAAGTCCTCAGAGACGTTCCTCGAGGTGGGCGGACGCGACGTGCGCGTCTCGAGCCCCGACAAGATCGTGTTCCCCGAGCCGGGCATCACGAAGCTCGAGCTCGTCGAGTACTACCTGTCTGTCGCCGACGGGGCTCTGCGGGGCGCCGGCGGCCGGCCGATGGTGCTCAAGCGCTTCCCCAAGGGCATCGACACCGAGCCGTTCTTCCAGAAGCGCGTGCCAGAGAACCGTCCTGAATACGTCGACACCGCGACGCTCCACTACGCGTCGGGGCGGTCGGCCGAAGAGGCGGTGATCCGGGATGCCGCGGGCCTCGCCTGGGTCGTGAACCTGGGATGCCTCGACCTCAACCCGCACCCCGTGCGCGCGGAAGACCTCGAGCATCCCGACGAGCTGCGGATCGACCTCGACCCGATGCCGGGGGTGGACTGGGCGCAGATCGTCGACGTCGCGATGGTCGCGCGGGAAGTGCTCGACGACTACGGTCTCGTCGGGTGGCCGAAGACGAGCGGCTCGCGTGGCCTGCACATCCTGGTGCGCATCGCGCCGCAGTGGGACTTCCGCGACGTCCGTCTTGCCGCCGAGACCCTCGGCCGCGAGGTCGAGAACCGCGCGCCCGGGCTCGCCACCGCCCGATGGTGGAAGGAGGAGCGCGGCGAGAGCGTGTTCGTCGACTTCAACCAGAACGCCAAGGACCGGACCGTGGCATCCGCCTACTCCGTCCGCCCCCTGGCCGACGCGCGGGTGTCGATGCCGCTCGACTGGGACGAGGTTCACGAGCGCCGCCCCGAGGAGTTCACCGTGCGCACGGTGCCCGCCCGGTATGCCGAGCGCGGCGATCCGCACGAGGGCATCGACGACGCCGTCGGCACGCTCGACGGTCTGCTGCAGCTGGCGAAGGAGCTCGGACCGGCCGAGAAGGCGCCGCGCGGCGGCGACGGCTCGGGGCGGCGGGTCTCGACGATGCCGCTCATCGAGATCGCACGGACGAAGACGAAGTCCGAGGCGCTCGCGGCGCTGCAGACCTGGAACGAGCAGCATCGCGACGTCGTACCACACCTCCACCCGGCCGACGTGCTCATCGACGGCATGCGGGGCTCGAGCTCGCTCTGGTACCGCGTGCGCATCAACCTGCAGCACATCCCCGAGGCTGAGCGCCCCGAGCAGGGCGAACTGCTCGCCGACTACGACCCCTGGGCCGGCAAGGTCTGGCCCGGCGCCCCCGGCCCCTGA
- a CDS encoding glycosyltransferase codes for MTDLLPDAHYLVLASRLLPDRDGGFTISVLRRALDMADAGAQPVLLTIDPGEMADHDADRAEWVRRGLLSEPDALRNLFDDARADGGWLRAAALRGPIPASAWPYRPITDASGATVLELPVVSGDPAWHLTDAPVRIWSDGEVVGWVPGYAGLYRAWINALAARTDKPVVLVCEARQVGEALVAPGEPVLDPRVRIVHTTHACHVLAPFAWDSPMDPAWERWFAVADRFDAVLWLTPSQQRDVERRVGRGIRSFVVPHPANQTAAESTPVPGRIVMLNSLIPRKRVDHAIRALAAVRQARSEAHLHVYGDGAQRAELEQLANELGVADAVAFRGHASDTSRAWAEADVFLLASTNEGQPLVVLEALGGGVPVVSYDMPYGPRDTLAHGGGRLVADGDVDALAETLVEVVGDRALRERLSREGRAAAATMDAAASMRAMGDAVRAALDEPVDRTRGR; via the coding sequence GTGACCGACCTCCTGCCCGACGCGCATTACCTCGTGCTCGCCAGTCGGCTCCTTCCCGACCGCGACGGCGGCTTCACGATCTCGGTCCTGCGCCGCGCTCTCGACATGGCGGACGCCGGCGCGCAGCCCGTGCTCCTCACGATCGACCCGGGCGAGATGGCCGATCACGACGCCGATCGAGCCGAATGGGTGCGCCGAGGACTCCTGTCCGAGCCCGACGCGCTTCGGAATCTCTTCGACGATGCCCGAGCCGACGGCGGGTGGCTCCGCGCCGCGGCGCTCCGCGGACCGATCCCCGCGTCGGCGTGGCCGTACCGCCCGATCACGGACGCATCCGGTGCGACCGTCCTCGAGCTGCCGGTCGTGAGCGGCGACCCCGCGTGGCACCTCACCGATGCCCCGGTCCGCATCTGGAGCGACGGCGAGGTTGTGGGGTGGGTGCCAGGCTATGCGGGGCTCTACCGCGCGTGGATCAACGCGCTCGCCGCTCGCACGGACAAGCCCGTCGTCCTCGTCTGCGAGGCTCGGCAGGTCGGCGAAGCGCTCGTCGCTCCGGGCGAGCCGGTCCTCGACCCGCGCGTGCGCATCGTCCACACCACCCACGCCTGCCACGTCCTCGCGCCGTTCGCGTGGGATTCGCCGATGGACCCCGCGTGGGAGCGCTGGTTCGCGGTGGCCGACCGGTTCGACGCGGTCTTGTGGCTGACGCCGAGTCAGCAGCGGGACGTCGAGCGGCGGGTGGGCCGCGGCATCCGTTCTTTCGTCGTCCCGCACCCCGCGAACCAGACCGCGGCGGAATCGACGCCCGTGCCGGGTCGGATCGTCATGCTCAACTCGCTCATCCCGCGCAAACGCGTCGACCACGCGATCCGTGCGCTCGCCGCGGTGCGGCAGGCACGGTCCGAGGCGCACCTGCACGTCTACGGCGACGGTGCGCAGCGCGCGGAGCTCGAGCAGCTCGCGAACGAGCTCGGTGTCGCGGACGCCGTCGCCTTCCGGGGCCACGCGTCCGACACCTCCCGCGCCTGGGCGGAGGCCGACGTGTTCCTCCTCGCGAGTACGAACGAGGGCCAGCCGCTCGTCGTGCTCGAGGCGCTCGGCGGGGGCGTGCCGGTGGTGAGCTACGACATGCCGTACGGTCCGCGCGACACCCTCGCGCACGGCGGGGGCCGGCTCGTCGCCGACGGTGACGTCGACGCCCTGGCCGAAACCCTCGTCGAGGTCGTCGGCGACCGTGCGCTGCGCGAACGCCTTTCGCGGGAGGGCCGCGCCGCTGCGGCGACGATGGATGCCGCGGCCTCGATGCGCGCGATGGGCGACGCGGTGCGCGCGGCCCTCGACGAGCCGGTCGACCGAACCCGCGGTCGTTGA
- a CDS encoding helix-turn-helix transcriptional regulator codes for MAEIIPLPTKKPAPREPEPLWRDALGDLLRRLRHERGERLADTADRAGLSPQYLSEIERGLKEPSSEMIAAVAGALDVTLVELTAAVADDLRTRAGERAVVGVRAAYALAA; via the coding sequence ATGGCCGAGATCATCCCGCTGCCGACGAAGAAGCCGGCCCCGCGCGAACCGGAGCCGCTGTGGCGCGACGCCCTGGGCGACCTGCTCCGCCGCCTGCGACACGAGCGCGGCGAGCGCCTCGCCGACACGGCGGACCGTGCCGGGTTGTCACCCCAGTACCTGTCCGAGATCGAGCGGGGCCTCAAAGAGCCCTCGAGTGAGATGATCGCCGCCGTCGCGGGAGCCCTCGACGTGACCCTGGTCGAACTGACCGCGGCCGTCGCCGACGACCTCCGCACCCGCGCGGGCGAGCGCGCGGTCGTGGGCGTGCGCGCGGCCTACGCCCTCGCGGCCTGA
- a CDS encoding ATP-dependent Clp protease proteolytic subunit has translation MSSYTIPNVVAQHPRGDRVMDVYSHLLTERVVYLGTGIDAGVANALIAQLLHLDADNPDRDIQLYINCEGGDPAAMLAVYDTMQHVRPDVATTVVGQAIGVGAVMLAAGAHGKRAVLPHARVVLHQPAGQGRGAIPDLILQADELVRVRGDVEQILALHTGKDAVQLRADTDRDRVFTAADAVGYGLADRVLERVGTQAARA, from the coding sequence ATGAGCTCGTACACGATCCCGAACGTCGTGGCGCAGCATCCGCGCGGCGACCGCGTCATGGACGTCTACTCGCACCTTCTGACGGAGCGCGTCGTGTACCTCGGCACCGGCATCGACGCGGGGGTCGCGAACGCCCTCATCGCGCAGCTGCTGCACCTCGACGCCGACAACCCCGACCGCGACATCCAGCTCTACATCAACTGCGAGGGCGGCGACCCCGCGGCGATGCTGGCCGTCTACGACACGATGCAGCACGTGCGCCCCGATGTCGCCACGACGGTCGTCGGTCAGGCGATCGGAGTCGGTGCCGTGATGCTCGCCGCAGGCGCGCACGGCAAGCGCGCGGTGCTCCCGCACGCCCGGGTCGTGCTCCACCAGCCGGCGGGCCAGGGCCGCGGCGCGATCCCGGACCTGATCCTCCAGGCCGACGAGCTCGTCCGGGTGCGCGGCGACGTCGAGCAGATCCTTGCTCTCCACACGGGGAAGGATGCCGTTCAGCTCCGCGCCGACACCGACCGTGACCGCGTCTTCACCGCCGCCGACGCCGTCGGCTACGGACTCGCCGACCGCGTGCTCGAGCGGGTCGGGACTCAGGCCGCGAGGGCGTAG
- a CDS encoding ATP-dependent Clp protease proteolytic subunit, with translation MAEEGKIPQFGAEARRELFHQRVLVLDGPLDDDNGTLIATQLLALAAEDEASDIALWIHSPGGSVPSMLAIRDVMRLIPNDVATLALGLACSAGQFLLSAGTRGKRRALPHARILMHQGSAGIGGSTVEVEVQAGDLRHMRDTVLGIISADTGQPLERVFEDSLHDRWYTAQEAFDYGFIDGIVTDFAQVVPKRRRPAGLGMAPAEVAA, from the coding sequence ATGGCTGAAGAAGGAAAGATCCCCCAGTTCGGGGCCGAGGCGCGGCGCGAGCTCTTCCACCAGCGTGTGCTCGTGCTCGACGGTCCCCTCGATGACGACAACGGCACCCTGATCGCGACGCAGCTGCTCGCGCTCGCGGCGGAGGACGAGGCATCCGACATCGCCCTCTGGATCCACTCGCCCGGCGGCTCCGTGCCCTCGATGCTCGCGATCCGCGACGTCATGCGGCTCATCCCGAACGACGTCGCGACCCTCGCGCTCGGGCTCGCCTGCAGCGCCGGGCAGTTCCTCCTGAGCGCAGGCACGCGGGGCAAACGCCGCGCTCTGCCGCACGCCCGCATCCTGATGCATCAGGGATCGGCGGGGATCGGCGGCTCCACGGTGGAGGTCGAGGTCCAGGCGGGCGACCTCCGGCACATGCGCGACACCGTGCTCGGGATCATCTCGGCCGACACGGGCCAGCCGCTCGAGCGGGTCTTCGAGGACTCGCTCCACGACCGCTGGTACACGGCCCAGGAGGCGTTCGACTACGGCTTCATCGACGGGATCGTGACCGACTTCGCGCAGGTGGTCCCGAAGCGCCGGCGGCCCGCGGGCCTCGGCATGGCACCGGCGGAGGTGGCGGCATGA
- the guaA gene encoding glutamine-hydrolyzing GMP synthase: protein MTEQTETSQRPVLVVDFGAQYAQLIARRVREAGVYSEIVPHTASASDIAAKNPVGIILSGGPSSVYEEGAPALDEGVFDLGVPTLGICYGFQVMAQALGGEVANTGLREYGATDASVSGDGGVLLAGQPAEQNVWMSHGDQVSRAPEGFDVLASTTATPVAAFGSDERRLYGVQWHPEVKHSDHGQRVIENFLHRAAGLPADWNSGNVIAEQVDRIREQVGSGRVLCALSGGVDSAVAAALVHKAVGDQLVCVFVDHGLLRKGEREQVENDYVASTGVRLVTIDAREQFLTALAGVSDPEQKRKIIGREFIRTFEAAERDLVAEAAADGEPIRFLVQGTLYPDVVESGGGTGTANIKSHHNVGGLPEDLQFELVEPLRTLFKDEVRAIGRELGLPEVIVSRQPFPGPGLGIRIVGEVTADRLAILQDADAIAREELSKAGLDGEIWQCPVVLLADVRSVGVQGDGRTYGHPIVLRPVSSEDAMTADWTRLPYDVLSKISNRITNEVRDINRVVLDVTSKPPGTIEWE, encoded by the coding sequence TTGACCGAGCAGACCGAGACCTCCCAGCGCCCCGTCCTCGTCGTCGACTTCGGCGCGCAGTACGCGCAGCTGATCGCCCGCCGCGTGCGCGAAGCCGGCGTGTACAGCGAGATCGTCCCGCACACGGCGTCGGCCTCCGACATCGCGGCGAAGAACCCCGTCGGCATCATCCTCTCCGGCGGTCCGTCGTCGGTGTACGAAGAAGGGGCTCCGGCACTCGACGAGGGCGTCTTCGACCTCGGTGTGCCGACCCTGGGCATCTGCTACGGCTTCCAGGTCATGGCGCAGGCGCTCGGCGGCGAGGTCGCGAACACCGGCCTGCGGGAGTACGGGGCGACGGATGCCTCGGTCTCGGGCGACGGCGGAGTGCTCCTGGCCGGGCAGCCCGCCGAGCAGAACGTCTGGATGAGCCACGGCGACCAGGTCTCGCGGGCACCCGAGGGCTTCGACGTGCTGGCGTCGACGACCGCCACGCCCGTCGCCGCGTTCGGAAGCGATGAGCGCCGCTTGTACGGCGTGCAGTGGCATCCCGAGGTCAAGCATTCCGACCACGGGCAGCGCGTCATCGAGAACTTCCTGCACAGGGCGGCGGGACTCCCCGCCGACTGGAACAGCGGCAACGTCATCGCCGAGCAGGTTGACCGCATCCGCGAGCAGGTCGGCAGCGGCCGGGTGCTCTGCGCGCTGTCGGGCGGCGTCGACTCCGCCGTCGCGGCGGCCCTCGTGCACAAGGCAGTCGGCGACCAGCTCGTGTGCGTGTTCGTCGACCACGGCCTCCTCCGCAAGGGCGAGCGCGAGCAGGTCGAGAACGACTACGTCGCCTCGACCGGTGTGCGCCTCGTCACGATCGACGCGCGCGAGCAGTTCCTCACGGCGCTCGCCGGGGTCTCCGATCCCGAGCAGAAGCGCAAGATCATCGGCCGCGAGTTCATCCGCACCTTCGAGGCCGCCGAGCGCGACCTCGTCGCCGAGGCGGCGGCCGACGGCGAGCCGATCCGTTTCCTCGTGCAGGGCACGCTGTACCCGGACGTCGTCGAGTCCGGCGGCGGCACGGGCACGGCGAACATCAAGTCGCACCACAACGTGGGCGGACTGCCCGAGGACCTGCAGTTCGAGCTCGTCGAGCCCCTGCGGACGCTCTTCAAGGACGAGGTCCGCGCGATCGGGCGCGAGCTCGGCCTTCCCGAGGTGATCGTGTCGCGCCAGCCGTTTCCGGGCCCCGGCCTCGGCATCCGGATCGTGGGTGAGGTCACCGCTGACCGCCTCGCGATTCTGCAGGATGCCGACGCCATCGCCCGCGAGGAGCTGAGCAAGGCGGGGCTCGACGGAGAGATCTGGCAGTGCCCGGTGGTGCTGCTCGCCGACGTCCGCTCCGTAGGCGTACAGGGCGACGGCCGCACCTACGGCCACCCGATCGTGCTGCGCCCCGTCTCGTCGGAGGACGCGATGACGGCCGACTGGACGCGGCTGCCCTACGACGTGCTCTCGAAGATCTCCAACCGCATCACCAACGAGGTGCGCGACATCAACCGCGTCGTGCTCGACGTGACGTCGAAGCCCCCGGGGACCATCGAGTGGGAGTGA
- a CDS encoding DUF3817 domain-containing protein produces the protein MPAAPKLASFPAIRGALRFYQVCSIITGTMLLLLCAEMLVKYALGYELFLGGSGGFLWFAPVIEGPTGHESTGDGFNLSLGILVAHGWFYVVYLFSCFRVWSLMRWHFARFLLLAAGGIVPFLSFFLEARVAREVKRYLAEREASEATHELAKHSTLTQAIPTEQHDKPLI, from the coding sequence ATGCCCGCCGCTCCCAAACTCGCCTCGTTCCCGGCGATCCGCGGTGCGCTGCGGTTCTACCAGGTCTGCTCGATCATCACGGGCACGATGCTGCTGCTCCTGTGCGCCGAGATGCTCGTCAAGTACGCGCTCGGGTACGAGCTCTTCCTCGGCGGGTCGGGCGGTTTCCTCTGGTTCGCACCCGTGATCGAGGGCCCCACCGGGCACGAGTCGACGGGCGACGGCTTCAACCTGTCGCTCGGCATCCTCGTGGCGCACGGCTGGTTCTACGTCGTGTACCTCTTCTCGTGCTTCCGCGTGTGGAGCCTCATGCGCTGGCACTTCGCGCGGTTCCTACTGCTCGCAGCCGGCGGCATCGTGCCGTTCCTCTCCTTCTTCCTCGAGGCGCGCGTCGCCCGCGAGGTCAAGCGCTACCTCGCCGAGCGCGAGGCCTCCGAAGCGACCCATGAGCTCGCGAAGCACTCGACGCTCACGCAGGCGATCCCGACCGAGCAGCACGACAAGCCGCTCATCTGA
- a CDS encoding SURF1 family protein, with the protein MSSLPPLSPAPSPDIEPEVFTPTLREVMLRPRWIAMLGLCLVVAGVFAWLGQWQLGRAIDTDPTPPGATEVLRPLNEVTTPGEYLPEPLVGQLVETTGRWVPGDFLIVESRYNEGVEGYWVTGQLRIDAPAPTSVAVALGWAATREKAQNAVDRLDFDASAANPEPVRVTGRLIADEGPLPPPRGSDPQTMTRMSPAALLSQWHDVEGLDVYRQYIASETAPSLLLDIHSPPPDEGSRINWLNIFYAIEWAVFAGFAFYLWYRLAKDAWEKEVEEIEDAKAEASVTASGTGGDEASGR; encoded by the coding sequence ATGAGCTCGCTTCCTCCCCTCTCCCCGGCTCCGAGCCCGGACATCGAGCCCGAGGTCTTCACGCCGACCCTGCGCGAGGTCATGCTGCGTCCGCGCTGGATCGCGATGCTCGGTCTCTGCCTCGTCGTCGCCGGCGTCTTCGCATGGCTCGGCCAGTGGCAGCTCGGGCGGGCGATCGACACCGATCCGACACCGCCCGGTGCGACCGAGGTGCTGCGTCCGCTCAACGAAGTGACCACCCCCGGGGAGTACCTCCCCGAGCCGCTCGTCGGGCAGCTCGTCGAGACCACGGGACGGTGGGTGCCCGGCGATTTCCTGATCGTCGAGTCGCGCTACAACGAGGGCGTCGAGGGGTACTGGGTCACGGGGCAGCTGCGCATCGATGCCCCAGCTCCGACCTCCGTCGCCGTCGCGCTCGGCTGGGCGGCGACCCGCGAGAAGGCGCAGAACGCGGTCGACCGGCTGGACTTCGACGCCTCCGCGGCGAACCCCGAGCCCGTGAGGGTCACGGGGCGCCTCATCGCCGACGAGGGTCCGCTGCCTCCGCCGCGGGGGAGCGACCCGCAGACGATGACGCGGATGTCGCCGGCGGCCCTCCTCAGCCAGTGGCACGACGTCGAGGGGCTCGACGTCTACCGTCAGTACATCGCGTCCGAGACGGCGCCGTCGCTGCTGCTCGACATCCACTCCCCGCCGCCCGACGAGGGCTCGCGGATCAATTGGCTCAACATCTTCTACGCGATCGAGTGGGCGGTCTTCGCCGGCTTCGCCTTCTACCTCTGGTACCGCCTCGCGAAGGACGCGTGGGAGAAGGAGGTCGAGGAGATCGAGGACGCCAAGGCCGAGGCATCCGTCACCGCCTCGGGCACGGGCGGGGACGAGGCATCCGGCCGCTAA